One stretch of Streptomyces sp. A2-16 DNA includes these proteins:
- a CDS encoding DUF6421 family protein yields the protein MTEILVQAASEDLVPPVTRVVEHPAWPVLKDAVERIRPWQSKDGSIDFEAEGAPARADAEEAVRRVADAVQELSPLLPHDADYHSALVKDLGRWSEGGFEVPDFLDSLLAFQPAANRADGLQHLVVFPMYTQNGNPDRNLEAVVLRMVWPEWLAELERTRYDNPLFCGIKFEDFTAGYDTNSAVLFPETIAVREAPERFSWGGIFCDREAARFRRVTDAAVDILGLELPEDVAAMVHDQKRCEEAFVLWDMVHDRTHSHGDLPFDPFMIKQRQPFWMYGLEELRCDLTAFKEAVKLQEDGVPQARDVQYAVLFDRMFRFPVTGERVRNYDGLGGQLLFAYLHKHDVVRWTDNKLFIDWQRAPQVTNQLCAEIEDLYRAGIDRPKLVHWFAAYDLVSQYLAPHPGSRWAKGPDALDLSLPPRKLVDDVLPDEFPLSMFYEALSKKLKNVIASTRGITAESAERVAA from the coding sequence ATGACGGAAATTCTTGTGCAGGCGGCGTCGGAGGACCTGGTTCCTCCCGTGACCAGGGTGGTGGAGCACCCGGCATGGCCCGTGCTCAAGGATGCCGTGGAGCGGATCCGGCCATGGCAGTCCAAGGACGGGTCGATCGACTTCGAGGCCGAGGGTGCGCCCGCGCGCGCGGACGCCGAGGAGGCCGTACGGCGTGTCGCCGACGCGGTGCAGGAGCTGTCGCCCCTGCTGCCGCACGACGCCGACTACCACTCGGCCCTGGTGAAGGACCTCGGGCGCTGGTCCGAGGGCGGCTTCGAGGTGCCCGACTTCCTCGACTCCCTGCTGGCCTTCCAGCCCGCCGCCAACCGCGCGGACGGCCTCCAGCACCTGGTCGTCTTCCCGATGTACACGCAGAACGGCAACCCGGACCGCAACCTGGAGGCGGTCGTGCTGCGCATGGTCTGGCCCGAGTGGCTGGCCGAGCTGGAGCGCACCCGCTACGACAACCCGCTGTTCTGCGGCATCAAGTTCGAGGACTTCACGGCCGGCTACGACACCAACTCGGCCGTCCTGTTCCCGGAGACCATCGCCGTGCGCGAGGCGCCGGAACGGTTCTCCTGGGGCGGTATCTTCTGCGACCGCGAGGCCGCCCGCTTCCGCCGGGTCACCGACGCCGCCGTCGACATCCTGGGCCTGGAGCTGCCCGAGGACGTCGCCGCGATGGTCCACGACCAGAAGCGCTGCGAGGAGGCCTTCGTCCTGTGGGACATGGTCCACGACCGCACCCACAGCCACGGCGACCTGCCCTTCGACCCGTTCATGATCAAGCAGCGTCAGCCGTTCTGGATGTACGGCCTCGAGGAGCTGCGCTGCGACCTCACCGCCTTCAAGGAGGCCGTGAAGCTCCAGGAGGACGGCGTTCCGCAGGCTCGTGACGTGCAGTACGCGGTCCTCTTCGACCGCATGTTCCGCTTCCCGGTCACCGGTGAGCGCGTGCGCAACTACGACGGTCTCGGCGGCCAGCTCCTCTTCGCCTACCTGCACAAGCACGACGTCGTCCGCTGGACCGACAACAAGCTGTTCATCGACTGGCAGCGCGCCCCGCAGGTCACCAACCAGCTGTGCGCCGAGATCGAGGACCTGTACCGAGCGGGCATCGACCGCCCGAAGCTGGTCCACTGGTTCGCCGCGTACGACCTGGTGTCGCAGTACCTCGCCCCGCACCCGGGCTCCAGGTGGGCCAAGGGTCCCGACGCCCTGGACCTGTCGCTGCCGCCCCGGAAACTCGTCGATGACGTGCTTCCGGACGAGTTTCCGCTGAGCATGTTCTATGAGGCCCTCTCCAAGAAGCTCAAGAACGTGATCGCCTCCACGCGGGGCATCACGGCGGAGAGTGCCGAGCGGGTCGCCGCGTGA
- a CDS encoding glycerophosphodiester phosphodiesterase family protein — protein sequence MNFLTIGHRGVMGTEPENTLRSFVAAQQAGLDVIELDLHLSKDGALVVMHDTDVDRTTDGTGPIAEKTLAELRALDAGRGERVPTFEEVLDAVRSPLQAEIKDIAAARALAEVMLRRDLVSRVEVSSFHDEAIAEIGRLVPGVRTALIGSRFGPDIVDRAVEAGAGTVCLNIRRLTLEVVEAARKADLRIIGWVVNTQDHLRLVRALELDGATTDYPEIKRTGRFTA from the coding sequence TTGAACTTCCTTACCATCGGTCATCGCGGAGTCATGGGTACCGAACCCGAGAACACCCTCCGTTCCTTCGTCGCCGCCCAGCAGGCCGGCCTCGACGTCATCGAACTCGATCTGCATCTGAGCAAGGACGGCGCCCTCGTCGTCATGCACGACACCGACGTGGACCGCACGACCGACGGAACCGGCCCCATCGCCGAGAAGACCCTCGCCGAACTGCGCGCCCTGGACGCGGGCCGCGGCGAGCGCGTCCCGACGTTCGAGGAGGTCCTGGACGCGGTGCGCTCGCCGCTCCAGGCCGAGATCAAGGACATCGCGGCCGCCCGTGCGCTGGCCGAGGTCATGCTCCGGAGGGATCTCGTCTCCCGGGTCGAGGTGTCCTCGTTCCACGACGAGGCGATCGCCGAGATCGGCCGGCTGGTCCCCGGCGTACGGACCGCGCTGATCGGCAGCCGGTTCGGCCCCGACATCGTCGACCGCGCCGTCGAGGCCGGTGCGGGGACGGTCTGCCTGAACATCCGCAGGCTGACCCTGGAGGTCGTCGAGGCGGCCCGCAAGGCGGACCTGAGGATCATCGGCTGGGTGGTGAACACCCAGGACCACCTTCGGCTGGTGCGGGCCCTGGAGCTGGACGGCGCGACGACCGACTACCCGGAGATCAAACGCACCGGACGCTTCACCGCCTGA
- a CDS encoding GNAT family N-acetyltransferase, whose amino-acid sequence MDTTAGLTFRDATDADVDALVALVESAYRGDASRAGWTTEADILEGQRTDPEGVLAVIKSPDSRLLTVERDGRVVACCQLEHRGTHAYFGMFAVSPVLQGGGLGKVIIAEAERIARETWGVTEMHMTVISVREDLIAWYERRGYRRTGEMTPFPYGDERFGVPQRDDLRFELLVKPLV is encoded by the coding sequence ATGGACACCACCGCCGGCCTCACCTTCCGTGATGCCACCGACGCCGATGTGGACGCGCTGGTCGCGTTGGTCGAGTCGGCGTACCGCGGGGACGCCAGCCGGGCCGGGTGGACCACCGAGGCGGACATCCTGGAGGGGCAGCGGACGGACCCGGAGGGTGTGCTCGCGGTCATCAAGTCGCCCGACAGCCGGTTGCTGACGGTGGAGCGGGACGGACGGGTCGTCGCCTGCTGCCAGCTCGAACACCGGGGCACCCACGCGTACTTCGGGATGTTCGCGGTCAGCCCCGTGCTCCAGGGCGGCGGTCTCGGCAAGGTGATCATCGCCGAGGCGGAGCGGATCGCGCGGGAGACCTGGGGCGTCACCGAGATGCACATGACCGTGATCTCCGTGCGCGAGGACCTCATCGCCTGGTACGAGCGCCGCGGCTACCGCCGTACGGGAGAGATGACGCCCTTCCCGTACGGCGACGAGCGCTTCGGTGTGCCGCAGCGCGACGACCTTCGGTTCGAGCTGCTGGTCAAGCCGCTGGTGTGA
- a CDS encoding glyoxalase superfamily protein gives MVHVLSGRVLLRPTDPERSRVFYGDQLGLAVYREFGTGPERGTVYFLGGGFLELSGRSEAPPAADVRLWLQVADVTAAHRELLDKGVEIVRPPVKEPWGLVEMWVADPDGTQIVLVEVPADHPIRSRPGI, from the coding sequence ATGGTGCACGTACTGAGCGGCCGCGTCCTGCTGCGGCCCACGGATCCGGAGCGTTCCCGAGTCTTCTACGGCGATCAGCTGGGCCTCGCCGTGTACCGCGAGTTCGGCACGGGGCCGGAGCGGGGCACCGTCTACTTCCTCGGCGGCGGGTTCCTGGAGCTGTCCGGGCGCTCCGAGGCGCCGCCTGCCGCGGACGTCCGGCTGTGGCTCCAGGTCGCCGACGTGACCGCGGCGCACCGGGAACTGCTGGACAAGGGCGTCGAGATCGTGCGGCCACCGGTGAAGGAGCCGTGGGGACTGGTCGAGATGTGGGTGGCGGACCCGGACGGGACGCAAATCGTGCTGGTGGAGGTCCCGGCGGACCATCCGATCCGCAGTCGCCCGGGAATCTGA
- a CDS encoding diacylglycerol kinase family protein: MSVDVNAPAFRRQRWAARTSLATAALAVLLPLAYGGLGGVLLLAAGLAGAAVTAAAMWWTLTRRGPERWLAAALAVVTPALVLVLFVITLGWVIVLSPVLWSMAVWSGRYALRSAGTRPKRMKEHRARSVRRPFLIMNPRSGGGKVEQFGLREKAERLGARVVLLDPEEQQDVTALARAAVAEGADLLGVAGGDGTQALVAAVAAEHDLPFLVVSAGTRNHFAMDLGLDRTDPATCLEALTDGVELRVDLGFVADHPFVNNASFGAYAAVVQSPAYRDDKIGTTLELLPDLLTRQRGPHLTARVDATTIDGPQAVLVSNNAYRTGDPVGLGRRERLDSGLLGILGVRVDSAAEAAALLLDPDPEGLAVLSAREVVVDADRPEIEVGVDGEALVLPTPVHCRIAPGALRVRVPRKRPGVPARQPRLNWRRLRKLAAPAGRG; this comes from the coding sequence ATGAGCGTGGACGTGAACGCCCCGGCCTTTCGCAGGCAGAGATGGGCGGCCAGGACGTCCCTGGCGACGGCCGCCCTCGCGGTACTGCTCCCCCTCGCCTACGGCGGTCTGGGCGGCGTCCTGCTGCTGGCGGCCGGGCTCGCGGGCGCGGCCGTCACGGCGGCGGCGATGTGGTGGACGCTGACGCGACGCGGCCCGGAACGCTGGCTGGCGGCGGCGCTGGCGGTCGTCACGCCCGCCCTGGTCCTGGTCCTCTTCGTCATCACCCTGGGATGGGTGATCGTGCTGTCGCCGGTGCTGTGGAGCATGGCCGTGTGGAGCGGGCGCTACGCACTGCGCAGCGCCGGTACCCGCCCGAAGCGCATGAAGGAGCACCGGGCGCGGTCCGTGCGGCGGCCCTTCCTGATCATGAACCCCCGCTCCGGAGGCGGGAAGGTCGAGCAGTTCGGGCTGCGGGAGAAGGCCGAACGGCTGGGCGCACGGGTCGTCCTGCTCGACCCGGAGGAGCAGCAGGACGTGACCGCGCTGGCCCGGGCGGCCGTGGCCGAGGGCGCCGACCTGCTGGGCGTCGCGGGCGGGGACGGCACCCAGGCGCTGGTGGCCGCCGTCGCCGCCGAACACGACCTGCCGTTCCTCGTCGTCTCCGCCGGCACCCGCAACCACTTCGCCATGGACCTCGGTCTCGACCGCACCGACCCCGCGACCTGTCTGGAGGCGCTCACCGACGGTGTCGAACTCCGCGTGGATCTCGGCTTCGTCGCGGACCACCCGTTCGTCAACAACGCCTCCTTCGGCGCGTACGCGGCCGTCGTCCAGAGTCCCGCCTACCGCGACGACAAGATCGGCACGACTCTGGAGCTGCTCCCCGACCTGCTCACCCGGCAGCGCGGCCCGCATCTGACCGCGCGGGTCGACGCCACCACGATCGACGGTCCGCAGGCCGTACTGGTGAGCAACAACGCCTACCGCACCGGCGACCCGGTGGGCCTCGGCCGCCGTGAGCGGCTCGACTCCGGGCTGCTCGGCATCCTCGGCGTCAGGGTGGACAGCGCCGCCGAGGCGGCGGCCCTGCTCCTCGACCCCGATCCGGAGGGTCTGGCGGTCCTGTCCGCCCGGGAGGTCGTCGTCGACGCCGACCGTCCGGAGATCGAGGTCGGCGTCGACGGCGAGGCCCTGGTGCTGCCCACCCCGGTCCACTGCCGCATCGCGCCCGGGGCGCTAAGGGTCCGTGTCCCGAGGAAGCGACCAGGTGTGCCGGCCAGGCAACCGCGCCTGAACTGGCGGCGGTTGCGCAAGCTGGCGGCGCCGGCCGGCCGGGGGTGA
- a CDS encoding cellulosome protein, translating to MDAVAAEGPAREKLTIDLGTETGPFHGGASGTLYGLYGDGVPSRVVVEGMYPRTVTTKAQDGAQHPGGDALEILPPFVAAGGKDVYVYLPDFYRGFPYEWPGATGAERLAGHLDVIRRQVEHVLALGESRSHIVYVPFNEPEGNMFGEGEWSYDRVSWRTAPEHYFAAWEAAHRLIKDLDPHARVAGPNTCVLYPEVRDFLEFAKAHDVLPDIVTWHELSSPAEVRTNVAKYRELERELGIGPLPVNINEYAHNYHVSVPGQMIQWIAAIEESKVDADLAYWNIAGNLNDSAVEANKANGQWWLYNAYGQLSGNTVRVVAPHPNVQYTLQGVATLDRDKRQARALLGGADGTADIVFEGVDAEVFGDVVHVRLTEIRWTGQVGAGAPPLRLRDEELPVHDGEVTVRLDGLDAMSAYQVILSPGGNGAESLPPAVRWRHTYEAEDARYTGGGYARNGPEGSPSAVDRFATSGGYHVGGLRTGSDGVLAFDVEVPQAGTYDLMVFAGSHNLADLVREQGPTNVFLRVDGENPRELRLPLGYKPAVWGHTDTRAELTAGRHRITLAAQDPDLGATRGDAAVDKLDLVLREEDDIALYDAEFADLAGGARVSHAHRGASGPGVAVLPRGGTVTFWVHATDDGEASVTVDALGPGEGVLSVNGEETGRVERGAVPLFLAGGVNKVTVTGTSDRLIVDRLRIGPSRGLLPATVYAAEEGVMTGAARVAGFPYAVGGKAVDGVGAGPANALTLTVTADRAGRHALTIRYSNGEQPPSTHYNPDPVCRHADIGVNGAPARRVLFPTTFHFNNFWNLSVPVTLRPGPNTLTFTADELPDFAGDVGDTRNGFGRRSAYAPVIDQVTVTPLALGD from the coding sequence ATGGATGCCGTGGCAGCCGAAGGTCCCGCCCGCGAGAAGCTCACCATCGACCTCGGCACCGAGACCGGCCCCTTCCACGGAGGGGCGAGCGGCACGCTCTACGGCCTCTACGGCGACGGCGTGCCCAGCCGTGTGGTGGTCGAGGGCATGTACCCGCGCACGGTGACGACCAAGGCCCAGGACGGCGCCCAGCACCCCGGCGGCGACGCCCTGGAGATCCTGCCCCCGTTCGTCGCGGCGGGCGGCAAGGACGTCTACGTCTACCTGCCCGACTTCTACCGGGGGTTTCCGTACGAGTGGCCGGGCGCCACCGGTGCGGAGCGACTGGCCGGACACCTGGACGTGATCCGCCGCCAGGTCGAACACGTCCTGGCGCTGGGGGAGTCGAGGTCCCACATCGTGTACGTGCCGTTCAACGAACCTGAGGGCAACATGTTCGGCGAGGGGGAGTGGAGCTACGACCGGGTCTCCTGGCGGACCGCACCGGAGCACTACTTCGCCGCCTGGGAGGCCGCCCACCGCCTCATCAAGGACCTCGACCCGCACGCGCGCGTGGCCGGACCCAACACCTGCGTCCTGTACCCCGAGGTCAGGGACTTCCTGGAGTTCGCGAAGGCGCACGACGTGCTGCCCGACATCGTCACCTGGCATGAACTGTCCTCGCCCGCCGAGGTCCGCACCAACGTCGCCAAGTACCGGGAGCTGGAAAGGGAGTTGGGCATCGGCCCGTTGCCCGTCAACATCAACGAGTACGCGCACAACTACCACGTCTCAGTCCCCGGCCAGATGATCCAGTGGATCGCCGCGATCGAGGAGTCGAAGGTCGACGCCGACCTCGCCTACTGGAACATCGCGGGCAATCTCAACGACTCGGCGGTGGAGGCGAACAAGGCCAACGGCCAGTGGTGGCTGTACAACGCCTACGGACAGCTGAGCGGGAACACCGTGCGGGTCGTCGCCCCGCACCCCAACGTGCAGTACACGCTTCAGGGCGTCGCCACCCTCGACCGGGACAAGCGCCAGGCCCGGGCGCTGCTGGGAGGAGCGGACGGCACGGCGGACATCGTGTTCGAGGGCGTGGACGCCGAGGTGTTCGGGGACGTGGTCCACGTACGGCTCACAGAGATCCGCTGGACGGGCCAAGTGGGCGCCGGAGCACCGCCCCTGCGGCTGCGGGACGAGGAACTCCCGGTCCACGACGGCGAGGTGACGGTGCGTCTGGACGGCCTCGACGCGATGTCCGCCTACCAGGTGATCCTGTCGCCGGGCGGCAACGGGGCCGAGTCCTTGCCGCCCGCGGTGCGCTGGCGGCACACGTACGAGGCCGAGGACGCCCGCTACACGGGCGGCGGTTACGCGAGGAACGGGCCCGAGGGGTCGCCGTCCGCCGTCGACCGGTTCGCCACCTCCGGCGGCTACCACGTGGGCGGACTGCGCACCGGCTCCGACGGTGTGCTCGCCTTCGACGTCGAGGTCCCGCAGGCCGGGACGTACGACCTCATGGTGTTCGCGGGCTCGCACAACCTGGCCGACCTGGTGCGCGAACAGGGGCCCACCAACGTCTTCCTGCGCGTCGACGGCGAGAACCCGCGCGAACTGCGGCTGCCGCTCGGCTACAAGCCGGCGGTCTGGGGCCACACCGACACCCGCGCGGAGCTCACCGCGGGCCGCCACCGGATCACCCTCGCGGCCCAGGACCCCGACCTCGGGGCGACCAGGGGCGACGCGGCCGTCGACAAGCTGGACCTCGTGCTGCGGGAGGAGGACGACATCGCGCTGTACGACGCCGAGTTCGCGGACCTCGCCGGTGGCGCCCGGGTCAGCCACGCCCACCGCGGTGCCTCGGGACCCGGGGTCGCCGTGCTCCCGCGGGGAGGCACCGTCACCTTCTGGGTGCACGCGACCGACGACGGCGAGGCCTCCGTGACCGTCGACGCGCTCGGGCCCGGGGAGGGCGTGCTGAGCGTCAACGGCGAGGAGACCGGGCGTGTCGAGCGCGGCGCGGTACCGCTCTTCCTGGCCGGAGGCGTCAACAAGGTGACCGTCACCGGGACGTCGGACCGGCTGATCGTCGACCGGCTGCGGATCGGCCCCTCGCGCGGTCTCCTGCCGGCCACCGTGTACGCCGCCGAGGAAGGCGTCATGACCGGCGCGGCGAGGGTGGCCGGGTTCCCGTACGCCGTGGGCGGCAAGGCGGTCGACGGCGTCGGTGCCGGACCCGCGAACGCGCTCACCCTGACCGTCACGGCGGACCGCGCCGGCCGCCACGCGCTGACGATCCGCTACTCCAACGGCGAGCAGCCCCCCTCCACCCACTACAACCCGGACCCGGTCTGCCGTCACGCCGACATCGGCGTCAACGGGGCGCCCGCCCGGCGCGTCCTGTTCCCGACCACCTTCCACTTCAACAACTTCTGGAACCTGTCCGTGCCCGTCACCCTGCGGCCGGGCCCGAACACGCTCACCTTCACCGCGGACGAGCTCCCGGACTTCGCCGGCGACGTCGGGGACACCAGGAACGGGTTCGGCCGGCGCTCCGCCTACGCCCCCGTCATCGACCAGGTCACGGTGACACCGCTGGCCCTCGGGGACTGA
- a CDS encoding MarR family transcriptional regulator translates to MTAPNGRPADPTRNDTVAAVVRQWQTVHPGLDTGPMEIIGRVNRCAALLQQAEDAPLRRAGLSRPEFDLLGALRRTGHELTPGDLARETFSSGAAVTKRLKQLTERGLVERRGDTRDRRVAHVRLTEAGRDLVDGILPEQLAYETAVLAVLTPEARDELAARLGELLGRLEGSLGVLRA, encoded by the coding sequence ATGACGGCACCGAACGGCCGACCGGCGGACCCGACGAGAAACGACACCGTCGCCGCCGTCGTCCGGCAGTGGCAGACCGTCCACCCGGGCCTCGACACCGGCCCCATGGAGATCATCGGCCGCGTCAACCGCTGCGCCGCCCTCCTCCAGCAGGCCGAGGACGCCCCCCTGCGCCGGGCGGGTCTCAGCCGCCCCGAGTTCGACCTGCTGGGCGCTCTGCGCCGCACCGGCCACGAGCTCACCCCCGGCGACCTGGCCCGCGAGACCTTCTCCTCCGGCGCCGCCGTCACCAAGCGCCTCAAGCAGCTGACCGAACGGGGCCTGGTCGAGCGCCGGGGCGACACCCGCGACCGGCGCGTGGCCCACGTCCGGCTCACCGAGGCCGGACGTGACCTGGTCGACGGGATCCTGCCCGAGCAACTGGCCTACGAGACGGCCGTCCTGGCCGTGCTGACCCCCGAGGCGCGGGACGAACTCGCCGCCCGGCTCGGCGAACTGCTCGGCCGGCTCGAGGGCAGCCTGGGCGTGCTCCGCGCCTGA
- a CDS encoding FUSC family protein — protein sequence MNARLPLAGVLRLGRPSDIWFKPALSVVVAVAPPNLTLLALGRLDLAMYTMAGSLCALYAHNRPYAARARALAGVVLGMVAGLGVGLVAASLTGSAVVLVTVGALVAAVQKTLCDATRIGPPGHVVLTFISSASLFVPQTLPQVPGHLALALAAGGWAWLVGMAPGLFRPHGPERRATARALDAAAAHAENPRSPVSATAHAAVQAAWQTLLSAGARSETRRALERLVVRAEVALAAPADADRARLRAWARALRGTAPVPRTEGEELLAADELLGAEAELTAPAHPVWRMLAPIAVRTALGCALAGYAALALGVGRPYWALVTAASLYQANVTLTWSRAVQRVVGNLVGVLVFAALVPLAHLGPAALVLCCLALNFGAEALIGRNYWLGSICVTPMALLITEFAGYQEPGRLITDRVVDTLVGALAGFVAALAVTNRRAGDRVELSLAAVERARDHAARLLAEPHPDFGALDTARRALATALVDLRATVEAASGEWWLRALPLERVVHAERAGHRTLAATIRHHRAEGVRP from the coding sequence ATGAACGCTCGTCTCCCGCTGGCCGGTGTGCTGCGCCTGGGCAGGCCCTCCGACATCTGGTTCAAGCCCGCCCTGAGCGTGGTGGTCGCGGTCGCCCCGCCCAACCTGACCCTGCTGGCCCTCGGCCGGCTCGACCTGGCGATGTACACCATGGCCGGGTCCCTGTGCGCGCTGTACGCCCACAACCGGCCCTACGCCGCCCGGGCCCGCGCGCTGGCCGGGGTGGTGCTCGGCATGGTCGCAGGACTCGGCGTCGGCCTGGTCGCCGCCTCCCTCACCGGCAGCGCGGTCGTGCTGGTCACCGTCGGGGCGCTCGTGGCCGCCGTACAGAAGACGCTCTGCGACGCGACCCGGATCGGCCCGCCGGGTCATGTCGTGCTCACCTTCATCAGCTCCGCCTCCCTGTTCGTCCCGCAGACCCTCCCCCAGGTCCCCGGCCACCTCGCCCTGGCCCTCGCGGCGGGCGGCTGGGCCTGGCTGGTCGGCATGGCGCCGGGCCTGTTCCGGCCGCACGGCCCGGAGCGCCGGGCCACCGCCCGTGCCCTCGACGCGGCTGCCGCGCACGCCGAGAACCCGCGCTCCCCGGTGAGCGCAACCGCCCACGCCGCCGTCCAGGCCGCCTGGCAGACCCTGCTCTCCGCCGGAGCCCGCTCCGAGACCCGGCGTGCCCTCGAACGCCTCGTCGTGCGTGCCGAGGTCGCCCTCGCCGCCCCGGCCGACGCCGACCGGGCCCGCCTGCGCGCCTGGGCCCGCGCACTGCGCGGCACGGCACCGGTCCCGCGGACGGAAGGCGAGGAACTCCTCGCCGCCGACGAACTCCTCGGTGCCGAGGCCGAACTCACCGCTCCCGCCCATCCGGTGTGGCGCATGCTCGCCCCGATCGCCGTGCGCACCGCCCTGGGCTGCGCCCTCGCCGGGTACGCCGCCCTGGCGCTCGGCGTCGGTCGCCCCTACTGGGCCCTGGTCACCGCGGCCTCCCTCTACCAGGCCAATGTCACCCTCACCTGGAGCCGGGCTGTGCAGAGGGTCGTCGGCAACCTCGTCGGGGTGCTGGTGTTCGCCGCCCTGGTCCCGCTCGCCCACCTCGGGCCCGCTGCCCTCGTCCTGTGCTGCCTCGCCCTCAACTTCGGCGCCGAGGCGCTCATCGGCCGCAACTACTGGCTCGGCAGCATCTGTGTGACCCCGATGGCCCTGCTCATCACCGAGTTCGCCGGGTACCAGGAGCCGGGCCGGCTGATCACCGACCGGGTCGTGGACACCCTCGTCGGGGCGCTGGCCGGATTCGTCGCCGCCCTGGCCGTCACCAACCGGCGCGCGGGCGACCGTGTCGAGCTGTCGCTGGCCGCCGTGGAACGCGCCCGGGACCACGCGGCCCGTCTCCTGGCCGAGCCGCACCCCGACTTCGGCGCCCTGGACACCGCCCGCCGCGCCCTCGCCACCGCCCTGGTCGACCTGCGCGCGACCGTCGAGGCGGCATCCGGCGAATGGTGGCTGCGCGCCCTGCCCCTGGAGAGGGTCGTGCACGCCGAGCGGGCCGGACACCGTACGCTCGCCGCGACGATCCGGCACCACAGAGCGGAGGGCGTACGTCCATGA
- a CDS encoding DUF5134 domain-containing protein — translation MHGPASPGWLLVALCAATGAYCLLRMRSSVEEQRRTAGGEALMGFGMAAMAVPAAVFTPPPWAWPLYSAVFAGAALHALWAARTSTHHLHHLVGAGAMVYMAVVMASSPGHHGGAGVPAVTGVLLLYFAGYVLLAGARLIPVTAGGGTVGWGDRPELARACRLSMGIAMVAMLLTL, via the coding sequence GTGCACGGACCGGCTTCGCCCGGCTGGCTGCTGGTGGCGCTCTGCGCGGCGACCGGGGCGTACTGCCTGCTGCGGATGCGCAGCAGCGTCGAGGAGCAGCGCCGGACCGCGGGCGGCGAGGCGCTGATGGGCTTCGGGATGGCCGCGATGGCCGTACCGGCCGCCGTGTTCACACCTCCGCCATGGGCCTGGCCGCTCTACTCGGCCGTGTTCGCCGGGGCCGCGCTGCACGCGCTGTGGGCTGCGCGCACGAGCACCCATCATCTGCACCACCTGGTGGGCGCGGGGGCCATGGTCTACATGGCGGTGGTGATGGCGTCCTCCCCCGGCCACCACGGCGGTGCCGGGGTCCCCGCGGTGACGGGCGTCCTCCTGCTCTACTTCGCGGGATACGTCCTGCTGGCAGGCGCCCGCCTGATACCGGTGACCGCCGGCGGCGGCACCGTCGGCTGGGGCGACCGCCCCGAACTGGCGCGCGCCTGCCGCCTGTCGATGGGCATCGCGATGGTGGCCATGCTGCTGACGCTCTGA
- a CDS encoding phosphatase PAP2 family protein, whose product MHSPSVDSPPRPPEHRTAARATGALALCSLLLLVLVVVEWRPLLTVDGDIADTTHRWAVDEPGLTHAFRILTDWVWDPWAMRLLAAAAAIWLVWRRNARWTAAWLVATCAVGTLVQQVMKAAVGRERPVWPDPVDTAHFAAYPSGHALTATVVCGLLLWLLHHYGVGRTLWFSALTLAVVSVVGVGLTRIWLGVHWPSDVLGGWLLGAMLVTLAMAVHQRYRP is encoded by the coding sequence ATGCACTCGCCGTCCGTCGACTCCCCGCCCCGTCCGCCGGAGCACCGGACCGCCGCCCGCGCGACCGGTGCCCTCGCCCTGTGCTCGCTCCTGCTGCTCGTCCTGGTCGTGGTCGAGTGGCGGCCACTGCTCACCGTGGACGGCGACATCGCCGACACCACGCACCGCTGGGCGGTCGACGAGCCGGGACTCACCCACGCCTTCCGCATCCTCACGGACTGGGTCTGGGACCCCTGGGCGATGCGCCTGCTGGCCGCGGCCGCGGCGATCTGGCTGGTGTGGCGGCGCAATGCCCGCTGGACCGCCGCATGGCTGGTGGCCACATGTGCAGTGGGCACACTGGTTCAGCAGGTCATGAAGGCAGCGGTCGGCCGCGAACGCCCTGTGTGGCCCGACCCCGTGGACACGGCCCACTTCGCGGCCTACCCGTCGGGACACGCCCTGACGGCGACGGTCGTCTGCGGTCTCCTCCTGTGGCTGCTCCACCACTACGGCGTCGGCCGCACCCTGTGGTTCTCGGCTCTGACCCTCGCCGTGGTCTCTGTCGTGGGCGTCGGCCTGACCCGCATCTGGCTGGGCGTCCACTGGCCCTCCGACGTCCTCGGCGGCTGGCTCCTGGGCGCGATGCTCGTGACCCTGGCGATGGCGGTCCACCAGCGCTACCGGCCGTGA